In Pieris rapae chromosome 10, ilPieRapa1.1, whole genome shotgun sequence, the genomic window CTCTGAAGTAAAAGCATTGCAATTGCGAAAGGAAACCCCTCTGAGGAAATTAGTTATGATATCCAAAAAACAGGATTCTTAATGTGCATAGAGAATATACTAATACCACgcttagtaaataataagagttcaatttctttaaatatattttaattatattaaatatttaaattataatatatcacaCGAACACACTTGGTAGTTATTAGctgctttaattatttaatggtgGGCGACAACAGCAGCTGGGGCGTATGCGGAGGCGGCGTGAGCGGGTGCAGAGTTGCTGACGACGGCGTTGAACCCGTTGTGGTCATCAGCGGAGTACTGTACGCGGCGGATTGAGCCATCAGCTTCAACCAAGGAGTATTCACCATGTACAACATCTCCGTCGCGGCTCTCGTGCTGGGACTTGTTGTCACCGGTGTGGCCGTCGGCTACGGAGTAGGAGAAGTCGTAGCTGGGGTGGGCATCGTATTCCTCGTGTTGGGCGATGATGGCGCGGGCTGGGGCAGCGTGGATAAGGGGAGTAGCGTGGACGACGGGAGCGACTATAGCAGGAGCGGCTTGGTAGGCCAGACGGGCGGGAGCAATGGCCTGTCCGTGACTAACGATGTTCTGGGAGGAGACGGCAGATGAGTAACGAGCGGGAGTGGCGTAAGAGAGAGGAGCGGCGTTGTAGGCAATGGGCTGTTGGTGGCGGACGATGTTTTGAGATGAGACAGCGGCGGAGTAACGAGCGGGAGAGGCGTATGCCAGCGGAGCTGATTGGTATGCAACGGGAGCGGCTACGGCGATTGGCTGCTCATGGCGGACAATGCTTTGTGAAGACACTGCGGACGCTGGGGAGTAGTGGGCAGCTGGGAGGAGGCCGGCTGATGCCACTGCTAAAACAGCGCTGATACCAAAAACCTGAAAggataaatgttaattataataattgcaatTTGTAACATTGtttaacacttttttttatgtgagTACTTACTTTTGAGAACATCTTGTCAATTTGGTTGTAGTACGAATGCTGATTAACATgtgcaatttttttcttttatacagtaatattcatattacttTAAGGTCGACAAGTTTACGATCTACTTTTGGTTTCATAATGATTATACCTACTTGTTACTTTCAGCTGATGAATAATCGCATACCAGATAGGCGTATTATGTAACCTTCTCACCTCGTTCAACTCAAGTTTAGTGTGCCATtcatagaattaaaatatgcataatgatatttttgcgttatttccatttatagatttcattgttatatagcatataaatacaattaaatataattgtacgAGCTACGGCTGTACATTCTGCTCactcaggctttcttagttttataagtgtGATTATTCCCTATGTATGTACGTGCCAAGGTTCGtatattttgttcatttaCAAACGTGATGATTTAcaggcactctcttcatctGCAATTAACTAAATCAAGGGAGTTACACCCCGTGAGCATAGCCAGACGTAGGCACTCTCTTGGACTGTTAAATTGtatagcaattaacattctATTACTTCccttatattctattgttatacgcGAGTGGTGAATataaagtaagaaaaaaatcttctattatttcagGCACCCGATGACCCAGGCACCGtacaataatgtataatgaacatataaatattactactaACCTCAAGTGCTATTTTTAtcttagtatatataattcaacTGTACGTATGTTTGTCACTTAAATTCCTTAACCgatttgtatgattttttttgtatacgtTTGGGTGGCGCCCTGGATgatttagattcacaaatctcAGCCCGACAAACGACGCTGCTGTCGGTATCTTGGTTATTTAGCTATACGGCAAATAAacagctagtatatatataaatctgctGTGCATGTATGTGTTCGATGGTTGGACAGAATTGTGTAGATTGGAAAAGAAACATAACAATTTATGGGCTTGCCATTTGTGTAGCatatttttacagtttattctaatcttatatctttaaacgagcaattcttgtatatatatatatataattggaatctcgggatcggctccaacgattttcatgaaacatGGCGATAAATAGATCTAGGAATAAatcatagaaaataacaaaaaggtggtgtttgagtagtcccaatttaaactgaaaaatgaatcttcctgacatctatcggcgaataataatacaatttttttttaaatttctttaacgacacaacaacaataaatctattccagcatatataatctatattgttcatatttcatcattttattagtatgtaattcgtacttatatataatttccaaaaacacaatttataaaaaaataaaaataccgagcaaagctcggccatccaggtactgttGATAAACTGTAGAAAAATGGTAACAAAACTGGACTTTCGATAGATGAACTTTAAGTACTAGCGATCGAAtaacatcaaaataaaatagtgcTTTACGCATTGATCGTTCATTACTGTGGATGTATTTGAGTGCAATGTGTAAGAAGGTACactaagaaaatgtatataattatacaatttgttGTTCAATTAAGTGTATGAGGAAATTcccgtaaataaaaaagaaatacatactacattttgaatatgtttttatttggcctaaacaaatataacgaaaaatcaatcaatggcgtaacaacctttttaggtctaggcgtcatatttctgtatctgtttcatgattattagttaatctaataggaaaGTAGGTTATAGCCTCCTGTGCCACGCATATGCGTtgatttttgggtttaaggcaCGCCATTGtgctcatgatgttttccttcaccgttcgagcgaatattaaaagaaagtccattggtgcacatcaaacctacgacctcaagtatGAGAATCGTACTGAAgcaactaggccaacacttctCAATTTTTTTGTCTCTGGTATAGTTTTACGATATAACTAATGACAGCTTTGATATCGGTATGGTGCATCGTAGTTATTCGATTGTATATTCATTGGGCCTCTGTACCTCAGGGATTTACATCATAAAAGTGTTATCTAATAAATGTGTCCAAATACttctcaaataaattaattattgttatgtttatttttaatctgtagtAGCAGTCAAATGGTAATAGTTACAAGTTCTCATGTAGAACTTTGTACGGTCAACTTTATCAGTAAAAGTTTCAgtttataatgatataataataaccaaattacgaaaactttttatataaacatagctgattttaaatacttaaaaacctTTGAAAATGTAGTTgatatatctattattttcattagaccttgtatttttgtttaatataataagtacattgattattttaagacaGTTTAAAAGCGtccaaaaaatctataaataatgtgAAGGTTTTTAAAGTTCTCAGCAGTGCAAAATACTAAACTTtgtgtttgtatattattcGAGATGCCGCGTTGGTTTTTTTCTCTCATATACAAAGGTTCCCTCTGTGCAATAAGTACCTACCAAGAAGAGCACCATCTCAAAAACGGTACCTAGTTGCACCACGTAAAGTCTATGCGGCTCCGCAACACCAGTAACTATCGCTCGTGTCTATCTaccaataaactaaaattagtgAAAAATCAACAGACATAAGTAAAGAAATATCGCACTATTTTTACGGttttcatttagtttaaatttgccGTGTCGCCGCTGACAGTAGACAATAAGTAATTCTCAATACGAGTATATGTTTTAGCGATGAGACGGTTTTATGGCGATTGTTGCAAATGCAAATCTGTCTTGAACAAAATacgaaatattcattttttaagcataataaaaacgttttttaagACACAAagcattaatttataaaaagctatgGATGTAGAAATTAGAGGCCTTATTACATTGTTAcaacatgtttttattaaataaatacatttaataaactaaagttTAAATCTAGACTAGAAAGATTACTTAGTGAGCGAGGATTCTTTGAGTGTGAGCGGGTGCAGAGTTGCTGACGACAGCGTTGAAGCCGTTGTGGTCATCAGCGGTGTACTCTACGCGGCGGATTGAGCCGTCAGCTTCAACCAGGGAGTATTCACCATGTACAACATCTCCGTCGCGGCTCTCGTGCTGGGACTTGTTGTCACCGGTGTGGCCGTCGGCTACGGAGTAGGAGAAGTCGTAGCTGGGGTGTGCATCGTATTCCTCGTGTTGGGCGATGATGGCGCGGGCTGGAGCAGCGTGGACTAATGGGGAAGCGTGGACGACGGGAGCGACTATAGCAGGAGCGGCTTGGTAGGCCAGACGGGCGGGAGCAATGGCCTGTCCGTGACGAACGATGTTCTGGGAGGAGACTGCAGAGGCAGATGAGTAACGAGCGGGAGCAGCGTAAGAGAGAGGTGAGGCATAAGAGGCGGTGTTGTAGGCAATGGGAGCGGCTACGGCGATCGGCTGTTGGTGGCGAACGATGTTCTGGGAGGAGACTGCAGCGGCAGATGAGTAACGTGCTGGAGCAGCGTAAGAGAGAGGTGAGGCATAAGAGGCGGTGTTGTAGGCAATGGGAGCGGCTACGGCGATCGGCTGTTGGTGGCGAACGATGTTCTGGGAGGAGACTGCAGCGGCAGATGAGTAACGTGCTGGAGCAGCGTAAGAGAGAGGTGAGGCATAAGAGGCGGTGTTGTAGGCAATGGGAGCGGCTACGGCGATCGGCTGTTGGTGGCGAACGATGTTCTGGGAGGAGACTGCAGCGGCAGATGAGTAACGTGCTGGAGCAGCGTAAGAGAGAGGTGAGGCATAAGAGGCGGTGTTGTAGGCAATGGGAGCGGCTACGGCGATACGCTGTTGATGGCGGACGATGTTTTGTGAGGAGACAGCGGCGGAGTACCGAGCGGGAGACGCGTATGCAATTGGAGCAGATTGGTATGCAACGTTAGTGGCTACGGCGATTGGCTGCTCATGGCGCACGATGCTTTGTGAGGAGACCGCGGAAGCTGGAGAGTAGTGAACTGCGGGAGTAGCCAGGAGACCAGCGTTGGCCACCGCTAACACCGCGCTTAAAGCCAGTAccttaaaaaagaaaacattaattttaagaaaaaatcttgatcataaatgtataataatttaacagttATACTTACTTTACAGAACATGTTGAAAGACAGAATTGGTCGATACTGATTCATCAAAGGACTAAGTGCAAGTTTTAtactaaagttttaattttacaaggTCGACATGATaagtttaacatataaaatattactatcaGCGAAAGTTTTGCGACAGGTTTCGGTAGCAAGTTCAATGactattacaaatttatatttttagcaaacCCGGTCTGTCATTTTTTATGGTACAACTTTGAAGtgtattatttctaaatatattttgattgattactataattattcaGAAACATGATTATTGGATCAAGTCTGCAAAATAAGGCACTTGTTGCTTGCATATAATTCGTAAAGCCTAAATCCTGTTTATTGTACCGtcacttataattaaattactactttcttataattactgattaaattcaaattatcgCATCGATCGTTCGCCCATTCTAAGATCAGAGTGTTTAAAGcgttatctataataaaaatcaaagaaattttTGACCGTTTGCTTCCAACACATCCACAATAATTATTGACTGTTATCaagatacaaaaatgtaatatttcagtttgctataaccaattttttttaaatattattaaaaaaggtgtaccataaataaaacctgggtaacattgaaatttattaggaCATTAAAAgcggcttaatgtagaaagttgctaatatttttactttcattGTTTCTTTCCCATTATTCCTTATGGGTCTCTTCTATGGCGTTTTCGTACGCTTTTACCGCATCTTCTAGGCGTAAAGCGAATGCTGAAGCATCATCGTGGTGATGGAAGATCCAGTTTCGAGGGCGCTGCTGTCGAATTTTTTCCAAGACAACACGCAAACAGCGATTGATATACCAGTCTGCAGTAACTGACCTTTCATCTTCTAGCACAATTTTCACGAAATTACCTTTTCGACCAAAGAATGAGACAATCATCTTGCTTCCTTGAATTCTTCCTTTCTTTAGTTGGCCGATCCACAAAAGGAAATACCCACTGAGCTGATTCTCTTTTGGTTTCGGGTTCGTAGCAATATATCCAGCTTTCATCACTCTTGACtatgtcaaatataataaatatgcatttGATTCACCGCCGTTGAACTTAACTAACAGTTGGCGACACCAGTCCATGCGAAGGTGTTTCTGGTCATCGGTTAAAGTATGGGGTATCCATCTGGAACAAAGATTCCTGACGCCCACAtgtttgtgtaatattttttgaacttgGCTCATACCAATGGCTATGTTGCCCGTATCTGCTGATAGGTCATTTTCTTATCTTACTCCATCATGCGACGCACAGCACTGATGTTATCTTTAGCAGTCGCTGTTAAAGGACGCCCCTCAAGTGGATCATCAATGAGATTGCTACGACCACGCTTAAACTCtttaaaccaattgtaaatagaGGCACGAGATGGGGcatcattaaaaaatgctGATCACAGCCTATAGCTTTGTTGTTGGGTTATCCCACAACGaaagtcaaaataaatcattgaccgaaaa contains:
- the LOC110997538 gene encoding cuticle protein-like, with the translated sequence MFCKVLALSAVLAVANAGLLATPAVHYSPASAVSSQSIVRHEQPIAVATNVAYQSAPIAYASPARYSAAVSSQNIVRHQQRIAVAAPIAYNTASYASPLSYAAPARYSSAAAVSSQNIVRHQQPIAVAAPIAYNTASYASPLSYAAPARYSSAAAVSSQNIVRHQQPIAVAAPIAYNTASYASPLSYAAPARYSSAAAVSSQNIVRHQQPIAVAAPIAYNTASYASPLSYAAPARYSSASAVSSQNIVRHGQAIAPARLAYQAAPAIVAPVVHASPLVHAAPARAIIAQHEEYDAHPSYDFSYSVADGHTGDNKSQHESRDGDVVHGEYSLVEADGSIRRVEYTADDHNGFNAVVSNSAPAHTQRILAH
- the LOC110997567 gene encoding cuticle protein 8-like gives rise to the protein MFSKVFGISAVLAVASAGLLPAAHYSPASAVSSQSIVRHEQPIAVAAPVAYQSAPLAYASPARYSAAVSSQNIVRHQQPIAYNAAPLSYATPARYSSAVSSQNIVSHGQAIAPARLAYQAAPAIVAPVVHATPLIHAAPARAIIAQHEEYDAHPSYDFSYSVADGHTGDNKSQHESRDGDVVHGEYSLVEADGSIRRVQYSADDHNGFNAVVSNSAPAHAASAYAPAAVVAHH